The genomic region GAGTTTGCTTGAAGAGTTCACGGGCCCGGGTGAAAGCCTGAGTTAACCATCGTGAGGAGGTCTGGGTAAAAACTCTCCTACTCATCCCTTCACCTTGACGTAGAGGTCGATCGGATCCGAGTTATTTAGATAGACATAATCACAACCGCGCAGTCTCTAGGCCAAACCCTTGAGGTGTTCTCAGTATTTCTCACCTAGCACTTAGCTAACCAGTATACTCTGACGTGGGCAGTAAAGTTCCTTGATCCGCACCTCCATCATCTAAACCTTCGTCTATAGTGCACGGTTACTGATCCAAGAGTCGGGTATGGCCCATCCCCAACAACCACTTCCAGGCCTTCATCACCTTCACTCTCTGCCCCCCCCCCCCCCGTCGTAAGTGATCACGCTCGCCCTAACCCTCCTGATCCTGAGGAGCTCCATTATCCCCTCGGTCTCCCTCTCGTCCCCCAGGGAGTACGTAACCTGAAGTATCTCCCTGATCTCATTCCTGTCCTTCACCACGAAGTCGACCTCCCTCCTATCCCTATAATAGAACAAGTTTCCGAGGCCGTGCCTCCTCATCAACTCCACGAAGACCAGGTTCTTGAGGAGGCTCCTCAGGTTCTCGTTGAGCCTGTGCTCAACCACGTTTGAGATCCCGTTGTCCACGCAGTACACCTTCCTCTGCGCCTTGACCATCTCACTCAGGCGAGGGCTGATGGCCTTCACGAAGAAGACCAGGTAGGCGTTCCTCAGGCACTCCGTGTACCTTTGCAAGTTCCTAAGAGGGATCACCATTGACCTTGAAAGGTGTCTGAACCCCACCCTGTTCCCAACGTTTGAGACGTAGAAGAGGGCGAGGTCGCTGAACTCACTCACATTCCTTACCCCGCACTCGAGGATCGCGTCCCTGTGCGCTATGTCGTCGTAGAGCTGAGCGAGTATCCTCTCCCTGTTCCCCGGGTTCAGGGCAACGAGGGGAAAACCACCGAACCTCAGGTACTCGTCGAAGAGGGCCTTGATCTCAGCCTCCCTCGCAACCAGGTCCAGCTCCGTGAACACGTTGACGTTCTTGGATCTCAGGAACTCTAGGTAGGATAGCGGAGAGACCTCAACCGTCAGGTACCTCCCCGCCAGGGAACGCCTCACGGCCTGGGTAAGGTTCGCGGTTAACCCTGAGACGGTCACGTGGGCCTCCCTCCTATCCACGACGGAGCGAACGAAACCCTCCCATCCCTCCACCTACTGGATCTCGTCGAGGAAGAGGTATGGCCTTCTCTGTAACTGTCCCCCGACCCCTGGTAGAGATCGTACAGGGAGAGGAGGTCGTTCGCGATCCTCATCTCCTGGAACCTTGGGTTCTCGAAGTTCACGATGAGAAGTTTAGCGGGTTGACTCCCGAGTCCACGAGCACCTTCGCTACCTGAGTTATGATTGTGGACTTTCCGGCCCTCTTAACTCCGAGGATCGTGATCGCCTCCCCCGTGCCGAGCAGGTCAAGGACTTGGCCCGAGTATTCTCGCGGAACTGCGGTGAACCGATCCCTGTACCAAAAGTTCCAGTCTACCATGGCCCTCAGGAGTAAATCCCTGTTCACGAGGAATCGGGTTCGCAATCCTAATAAACTTGACTTGTGATGTGAGTCAAAACTTCATGAAATAAGCACTGGGTCTACTTTCGCCTAATGCCTAAATCTCACGTGAATAAAGGATCATGTAAAACCGCTAAGCTTGGAGGTAGAAGAGTTTAATGAGCGCCATCCTGCAGTCATTACTGCATCTGTCTCCACTAAGGGATTTGCCTAACTCATTCCATAAACCCTCAGGCACAGGCTTACCCCTTGACCGTGAATCATTACGCCAAAACTCGGCGATTAGTCTCGCCTTGTTGAGCTTGCCCTCGATAATGAATCTAAGAACCTCGACAAAGGACAAAAAAGACCCAGAAGGTGATACACCGATCTCAGTTATCTCGTAGGGATCGTCAATGTCCTTTAACAACTGACTTAAAATGTCCCTATACTTCTCCTTAGGTGTGGAAATTATGAGGCTTTTCATTAACTTGGGATTATCCTTGGCTTGGATCAGTTCACAACATAATATGCGATCATCGAGATCTTCTATCGATTGACACATTGTTTCACATTCACCATCTACTTCGAGGCAAAGCAAAACCTTCCTGAATGGTGTAGGTGCTTCCTCCATTATGGCATCTCTCCTTGCCTCGTAAAAGTCCTCAACACGCAGTCCATAGACCCTCATCAACCCCGCCACGATAGCCCAATAAATCGGCTTATTAACTAGGAATGGACGAAATGTCCCGTACTCCTCCTCCACCCTGCTTAGGTCATTCACCGCCAAGAGTGAAACCAAGTAGTGAGCAAGAGTGGAAGAGACACCACCTCTATCCATTTCTGTAAATGTTTTGTCTAATGCTTCTTTCCAAAGCTCCCCGAACTCCTTTACGCCATTCTCGACGTTACCTGATAAGAAGTTTAAACGAGCCCTTAAACCACAAGTGCTAGCTATATCATTCATAAGCCCTATCTCCCTGGAAATGTCGCACACCTCTTTGGCATAATTCAATGCAACCCCTAAGTCAACATTCATCTTCACTATTGCTGTGTGGTGGTAAAGGTGAGCTCTTACACTCTTTAATTCTTTATCAATAGTCTCGCTTATGTCCATAAATGAGCTCCTTAACCTTAATGCGTTCTCAAGCCCCCTAACTAACTCTTCCCTGCTTCTCTTACTTAATTCCTCCATCGCCTT from Metallosphaera sedula DSM 5348 harbors:
- a CDS encoding ATP-binding protein, which gives rise to MEGWEGFVRSVVDRREAHVTVSGLTANLTQAVRRSLAGRYLTVEVSPLSYLEFLRSKNVNVFTELDLVAREAEIKALFDEYLRFGGFPLVALNPGNRERILAQLYDDIAHRDAILECGVRNVSEFSDLALFYVSNVGNRVGFRHLSRSMVIPLRNLQRYTECLRNAYLVFFVKAISPRLSEMVKAQRKVYCVDNGISNVVEHRLNENLRSLLKNLVFVELMRRHGLGNLFYYRDRREVDFVVKDRNEIREILQVTYSLGDERETEGIMELLRIRRVRASVITYDGGGGGRE